Proteins encoded within one genomic window of Acidithiobacillus sp. AMEEHan:
- a CDS encoding LPS assembly protein LptD has translation MAVGRSRPRRWSLTCAAAAFCIFVSPAWAQDGPVTLYADQIQGLGSGQWTATGNVEVLYGDRRLYAHQAHYDEKKDEIIAKGQVHLVSPGIVTNAPEATLKIHSNQGIVLHPRFLLPSQDGHGQASSGQELGKDHYRLNEACYTTCHGQVPAWQIYSQQLDLNQSDQYISTYNSTLNVYGLPVLWLPYFSFPLQRHSGFLPPTIGSSTINGFTLGIPYYFDIASNLDDTLTVEGLTKRGILVQNQFRYLEPDYSGQLLLALLPHDKLTGSNVWAVSWQHQQNLGDGFALSVNYNRVSYRNFLADLSGVTGFNGGYIGGVGNAPYLTSTGAISYGNRHLQAGVMVQGYQELLQGGAAPYAQLPYVYANGYWRLGKTGYFDWRSNFNYFYASTGPIGQRLDLTPTVGWKWSRAWGYLEPQARLYFSHYQIQRNGPYARVSNRSLPALSLRGGLNFVRDAKDGSSIVLHPMFKYLFIPLQAQDQIPNFDSSLPFQNYDSIFTDNSLFDGSDRINAANQLAYGLEGSGYNPNGREVWSAAIGQIHYFNRQQIDLAGNIVAQNSRSNYFWQAQYAPLANLNFLASSETDSNWQRFERMDFRAQWLAHNGTVLNLDYRYTRNYVDQAGVSAALPIGKRWRVLGAYQYDVQDDKPLEQLLGIGYDGGCWTAQLMMFHQILLGGQTNNAVYLEIVLRGLTSIGNSSNGFLDQYVPGASMEF, from the coding sequence ATGGCCGTAGGCCGCTCACGCCCGCGGCGCTGGTCCCTGACCTGCGCGGCTGCGGCGTTCTGCATCTTTGTCTCTCCGGCCTGGGCGCAGGATGGGCCGGTAACCCTCTACGCCGACCAGATCCAGGGCCTGGGCAGTGGCCAATGGACGGCCACGGGCAATGTCGAGGTGCTCTACGGCGATCGCCGCCTCTATGCCCATCAGGCGCATTACGACGAGAAGAAGGACGAAATCATCGCCAAGGGGCAGGTGCACCTGGTGAGCCCGGGAATCGTCACCAATGCACCGGAGGCAACCCTGAAGATCCACAGCAATCAGGGTATCGTTCTCCATCCGCGTTTCCTGCTGCCGAGTCAGGATGGCCATGGGCAGGCGAGCAGCGGGCAGGAACTTGGCAAGGATCACTACCGCCTCAACGAAGCCTGCTACACCACCTGCCACGGGCAGGTCCCGGCCTGGCAGATCTACAGTCAGCAGCTGGACCTCAACCAGAGCGACCAATACATCAGCACCTACAACAGCACCTTGAATGTCTATGGTCTGCCCGTCCTCTGGCTGCCCTATTTCAGTTTTCCGCTGCAGCGCCATTCTGGTTTTCTGCCACCGACCATTGGCAGTTCCACCATCAATGGTTTTACCCTGGGTATCCCCTACTATTTCGACATCGCCAGCAATCTCGATGATACCCTGACCGTAGAGGGACTGACCAAGCGCGGGATACTGGTACAAAACCAGTTCCGCTATCTGGAACCCGACTATAGTGGACAGTTGCTCCTCGCTTTGCTGCCCCACGACAAGCTCACCGGCAGCAATGTCTGGGCCGTATCCTGGCAGCACCAGCAAAATCTGGGAGATGGTTTTGCGCTCTCGGTCAATTACAATCGTGTCAGCTATCGGAATTTTCTCGCCGATCTCTCCGGGGTTACCGGCTTCAACGGCGGTTACATCGGCGGGGTCGGCAATGCGCCGTATCTGACCTCCACCGGCGCCATCAGCTATGGCAATCGCCATCTGCAGGCAGGTGTCATGGTGCAGGGCTATCAGGAGCTGCTGCAGGGCGGCGCCGCGCCCTACGCGCAATTACCCTATGTTTACGCCAATGGCTATTGGCGCCTGGGCAAAACCGGCTATTTCGACTGGCGCAGCAACTTCAATTACTTCTATGCTAGCACCGGTCCCATCGGCCAGCGCCTCGACCTCACACCCACTGTCGGTTGGAAATGGAGTCGCGCTTGGGGCTACCTGGAACCGCAGGCGCGGCTCTATTTCAGTCATTACCAGATCCAGCGCAATGGTCCCTATGCCCGCGTGAGCAACCGCAGCCTGCCGGCTCTGAGCCTGCGCGGCGGTCTCAACTTTGTTCGCGATGCCAAGGACGGCAGCAGTATTGTCCTGCATCCCATGTTCAAATACCTTTTCATTCCTCTGCAGGCACAGGACCAGATCCCGAACTTCGATTCCAGCCTGCCCTTCCAGAACTACGACTCGATATTCACCGACAACTCCCTATTCGATGGGAGCGATCGCATCAATGCCGCCAACCAGTTGGCCTATGGCCTGGAAGGATCGGGCTACAACCCGAATGGACGGGAAGTCTGGAGCGCCGCCATCGGTCAGATCCACTACTTTAACCGTCAGCAGATCGACCTTGCCGGCAATATCGTGGCGCAAAACAGTCGGTCCAATTATTTCTGGCAGGCCCAGTACGCCCCCCTGGCCAATCTCAATTTCCTCGCCAGTTCCGAAACCGACTCCAACTGGCAGCGTTTCGAGCGCATGGATTTTCGCGCGCAATGGTTGGCCCACAACGGTACGGTGCTCAATCTTGATTACCGTTACACGCGCAACTACGTCGATCAGGCGGGCGTCTCTGCAGCTCTACCCATCGGTAAACGATGGCGCGTCCTCGGTGCCTATCAATATGATGTGCAGGATGACAAACCCTTGGAGCAGTTGCTCGGGATCGGCTATGATGGCGGCTGCTGGACGGCTCAACTGATGATGTTTCACCAGATTCTACTGGGGGGACAGACGAACAACGCCGTCTACCTGGAAATCGTGTTGCGCGGTTTGACCAGCATTGGCAACAGTTCCAACGGTTTCCTCGATCAATATGTGCCCGGCGCCAGCATGGAGTTCTGA
- a CDS encoding phosphotransferase, protein MSQSPNALPQLSAAAERFLRAHGVEPGTLQSIPGDASARGYWRAPAGRVLAQVPHADELLPFLRVQHRFAEVDLPVPRIFAVSLQHRLLLQEDVGFRDLKSALDAGESPDALMARVFPLLLGLAVAAQERIFRPPLPAYDSELLSRELSLFSDWYLRRHLGVCLSNAEQVQLSSLFRQLTSAACQQPRIWVHRDFHARNLLLRPNATLVMIDFQDAVLGPYTYDLASLLWDRYWDWGRARRTGWIERYRCLLQRHGLVVPDAEAFRVQVEVLALQRNLKILGIFCRLAYRDGKTEYLQFLPRFWAYVEDLLAGQDAWRCFVPLFQSWSPCGRP, encoded by the coding sequence ATGTCGCAATCTCCCAATGCTCTGCCCCAGCTCAGTGCTGCCGCCGAACGCTTCTTGCGCGCCCATGGCGTTGAGCCGGGCACCCTGCAGTCGATCCCTGGCGACGCCAGCGCACGCGGCTACTGGCGGGCACCCGCAGGGCGGGTTCTGGCACAAGTGCCCCACGCCGACGAGCTGCTGCCCTTCCTGCGTGTGCAGCATCGTTTTGCCGAGGTGGACTTGCCCGTGCCGCGCATCTTTGCAGTCTCTCTCCAGCACCGTCTCCTACTGCAGGAGGATGTGGGTTTCCGTGACCTCAAGAGCGCGCTGGATGCGGGTGAGTCGCCGGATGCCCTCATGGCCAGGGTATTCCCCCTGCTGCTGGGCTTGGCGGTGGCAGCGCAAGAGCGGATCTTCCGTCCGCCCTTGCCCGCCTACGACAGCGAACTGCTAAGCCGGGAATTGTCGCTCTTCTCCGACTGGTATCTGCGCCGGCATCTCGGGGTTTGCTTGTCGAACGCCGAACAGGTACAGCTGAGCTCCCTGTTTCGCCAGCTGACGAGCGCCGCCTGCCAGCAACCCAGAATCTGGGTGCACCGCGATTTCCATGCGCGCAATCTACTGCTGCGGCCGAATGCTACGCTGGTGATGATCGATTTTCAGGACGCCGTGCTCGGGCCGTATACCTACGATCTCGCCTCTCTGCTCTGGGATCGTTACTGGGACTGGGGGCGTGCACGGCGCACTGGCTGGATCGAGCGGTATCGCTGCCTGCTGCAGCGCCACGGATTGGTCGTCCCGGATGCCGAGGCATTTCGCGTGCAGGTAGAGGTTTTGGCCCTGCAGCGCAATCTGAAAATCCTGGGGATTTTTTGCCGTCTCGCCTACCGGGACGGAAAAACGGAGTATCTCCAGTTTCTGCCGCGCTTTTGGGCCTATGTGGAAGACCTGCTTGCTGGGCAGGACGCCTGGCGGTGCTTCGTGCCCTTGTTCCAGAGTTGGTCTCCATGCGGCAGGCCGTGA
- a CDS encoding nucleotidyltransferase family protein, whose product MRQAVILAAGRGERLRPRTDFLPKPLLSVAGRPLIVRHLDHLAAAGVERVFINLSHLGALLPRFLGHQWQGMSLEYSDETAQRLETGGALVALRERLENAPFLLLNGDICTEHPLAELLAGDPGLVLVDNPAHHPQGDFAVERGRVTAPAAGLPTYTYTGLALLDAAWLANFASGRAPLAPWLRQWVAMDLLRAYLQQGYWCDVGTPERLQAARLHCGGT is encoded by the coding sequence ATGCGGCAGGCCGTGATCCTCGCCGCGGGGCGGGGGGAGCGCCTGCGCCCGCGCACCGACTTTCTCCCCAAGCCGCTGTTGAGCGTTGCAGGGCGCCCGCTCATCGTCCGCCACTTGGATCATCTGGCCGCCGCCGGAGTGGAACGGGTCTTCATCAATCTCTCGCACTTGGGAGCCCTGTTGCCTCGCTTCCTGGGCCATCAGTGGCAAGGCATGTCGCTGGAATATAGCGACGAAACGGCGCAGCGCCTGGAAACCGGGGGAGCACTGGTGGCCCTGCGTGAGCGTTTGGAAAATGCCCCGTTTCTTCTGCTCAATGGCGACATTTGCACGGAGCATCCCCTGGCGGAGTTGCTGGCCGGCGATCCGGGCCTGGTTCTGGTGGACAACCCCGCGCACCATCCCCAGGGCGATTTTGCCGTAGAACGAGGACGCGTGACAGCGCCCGCTGCGGGGTTGCCGACCTATACCTATACTGGTCTTGCCCTTCTCGACGCTGCCTGGCTGGCGAATTTTGCCAGCGGCCGAGCGCCACTGGCACCGTGGCTGCGGCAATGGGTGGCGATGGATCTTCTCCGTGCGTATCTTCAGCAAGGGTATTGGTGTGATGTAGGTACGCCGGAGCGCTTGCAGGCCGCCCGCCTGCACTGTGGAGGAACGTAG